The sequence TTCTTAAGGTTCACAAATGGGTTGCTCGCTTTGCTATGCCAAATATATGGGAGACCAGTTTTCACTCCCAAGTTCAGATGGTCACAAATAACCtaaatatatatgatcagttaAAACATCGAAAGAGTACTACATAATCTTAACCATTGTAGTCCTTCAAACAAAAGACAAAACGAGGTATAGTTTGTTTATGTACCTTGGTACACCAGCCAGCCCACATATCGTCGTATCGTCCGATAGGCTGGCCATCTCCCATAAGCCCGAAGTACATAGCAGGGCCAATAAGATCACGATCGAATGCCAGATTCATCCCACACATGGGAAATAACGTGCCTTTTGGAATTGTTAACACTACATCAACGTACCTGAAATACATGCCAAACAATACAACCACACATGGAGCGACATTCTGAGATTCTCTAATGGAAATGAAATGCATGGAGCGACATTCTGAGATTCTGGAATCGAAATGAAATGCAGGGAGTATGTTATATGTATGTTTTACCTGGTGTTTCTCTCAAGAGGCTTGACAAGCTGTGTGGGAGCGTCGTAATCGGGGATGTTCAGCCACAAGCCATGCGAAATGGCCGTTGCCACGCCTTCCCGGAGGCTGAACGGGTATCCACGAACGAAATCTGTGCCTTCTCTAAAAGGATCATACAATGTATTGAAGAAATGTGGAGTTGATGGAGATAGTAGATTCTTGATGTGTTGTTCCAAGGCATTAATGTCTTTGCCTGTGGGGTCTTTTGCAACCTACAAAATAACATCAATACTAATTTATTACTATCTGATCACGCCAACCAAAACTTGATCAGCTAGCcttcatataaatttcattAACTTATctatattacttttaattttggTCCAGAAAATATATTATCATTCCAACATTTGATTTTTGGGATTTTCTCTAATTTTCATGATCGACGTCTTTTAGACTTTTGCTCAATGTCAAccatattttttgaattataaaaaaccgcaacacacacatacacacatacCAACCAAATTTCTATCTTTTGCTAATATTTGAAGTAGTCTTTTGCTAAATTCTTTTAGTAATACCTCGATAATTCTTTTAATGCTATCAAGTTTTTagttttgaacaaaatttagtTAATCTTTCAAATTTATTCGTGGATCGCtagaatttaattattaaaacatgaCATCTATATCGAAAGGTGacacaaaattataaaatacgAGATTTGTAATCAGTAATCAAGCAGATACAGTTTCAAACGCAGAAAATGAGAGTAAAAGCTTACGAAACAGTCATCATCAATGGTGTAGATATACTTCTTCTTTGAAACCATGTATCCGAAGCACCGGCAAGCCGAATCTTTGAACGAAATACACGATGCTTTCGGTCCCAGGATCTTGTTAATGTCGTTCCGATTGTACAATTCGTAATCGAATCCACCGGGGACCTTAATCAGCTTCGAAGGATCACCATCCTGCACTATGATAAGATGATACGGCTGGAAGAACGGCCTCCACATCTCTAAGAAATCGAGATTCCGTATGGTCGGAATCACGATATCAAGCTCGTCTTTGAGCGGCGGCAGAGCTGCCATTGGAGCGGAGTTGGAGGTTGTTCAGTGTTATGGGGTTAGGGTTTGTTTGAAGTTGATGAGAAAAGGTTACGTGGTTTGGTTTATATGTTTAGAGAGATTATGAGGTACGTGGTGGCACGTGCGGCAGGCGGAGTTGTCGGAGGGAATTTTTGCATGGTCGGGGACTCGTTCAAGTCAGATAATTTATCCGATTTTGTTGGGTGACCGTctgttcttttttaaaaattaatttattttaattaaataaatattagagCAAATCTTTTATCCCTTTTctgtttataataataattgatttcctTTTTTCATTCTCCATTCAAAtgctaacaaatattatatagaTTTGTGTTACACAATGAGTTGCATATTTGAGCTTTGGTAACATATAACGATCACTGGCAGAGAGCTCATCACAATTCAACAGTCGGGGAGATTCAGTGAAATATGTTTAGAAAATACTATGCATCGAAATTAACTTATTTGCAGTTGGGGGCTTGGCAGAGTTCCAATGTTCATCACACCCGAGGAAATTAGATCGATTTCGGAAGCTCGTGTTAGCGGGAAAATACTTACATCCACAAAAGTTAACCGGATCTGCTTTTCTATTTTTTGCACTTTGTACA comes from Primulina huaijiensis isolate GDHJ02 chromosome 17, ASM1229523v2, whole genome shotgun sequence and encodes:
- the LOC140963371 gene encoding probable UDP-arabinopyranose mutase 1, whose protein sequence is MAALPPLKDELDIVIPTIRNLDFLEMWRPFFQPYHLIIVQDGDPSKLIKVPGGFDYELYNRNDINKILGPKASCISFKDSACRCFGYMVSKKKYIYTIDDDCFVAKDPTGKDINALEQHIKNLLSPSTPHFFNTLYDPFREGTDFVRGYPFSLREGVATAISHGLWLNIPDYDAPTQLVKPLERNTRYVDVVLTIPKGTLFPMCGMNLAFDRDLIGPAMYFGLMGDGQPIGRYDDMWAGWCTKVICDHLNLGVKTGLPYIWHSKASNPFVNLKKEYKGIFWQEEIIPFFQAATLSKESNTVQKCYIELSKQVKEKLGKVDAYFVKLADAMETWIQAWDELNPPKAK